In the genome of Dickeya fangzhongdai, one region contains:
- the dgcN gene encoding N-acetyltransferase DgcN, whose amino-acid sequence MNIKKPYLLFLGDAHDQLAAKVAIGIKQWHPEYCVGQYRMAGCQADCGLPDLDIAAARAAGAQTLVIGVANRGGIISDAWIAVLRQALECGMDLAAGLHNKLADVPEISELAARLGRSLFDVRHPTQSFPVASGRKRSGKRLLPVGTDCSCGKMYTALAIEKALLERGGNATFRATGQTGILISGAGVSIDAVVSDFIAGAVETLAPDNDADHWDVIEGQGSLFHPSFAGVTTGIIHGAQPDALVLCHEPTRTRMRGVDYPLPDLQACIDLNLAMARLTNPNARFVGVSINSAHLSEADALAYMAKLEHQLGLPVVDPFRQGVGRIIDNL is encoded by the coding sequence ATGAATATTAAAAAACCTTATTTGTTGTTCCTTGGCGATGCCCACGACCAGTTGGCCGCTAAAGTGGCGATCGGCATTAAACAGTGGCATCCGGAATACTGCGTCGGTCAGTATCGCATGGCGGGATGCCAGGCGGACTGCGGGCTGCCGGACCTGGATATCGCCGCTGCGCGGGCGGCGGGCGCGCAGACGCTGGTGATCGGCGTGGCGAACCGCGGCGGCATCATTTCCGATGCCTGGATCGCGGTGCTGCGTCAGGCGCTGGAGTGCGGTATGGATCTGGCCGCCGGTCTGCACAACAAACTGGCGGATGTGCCGGAAATCAGTGAACTGGCCGCGCGGCTGGGGCGCTCATTGTTCGACGTGCGTCACCCGACGCAGAGCTTCCCGGTGGCCAGTGGGCGTAAACGCAGCGGCAAACGTCTATTGCCGGTCGGCACCGACTGCTCCTGCGGCAAGATGTATACCGCGCTGGCGATTGAAAAAGCGCTGCTGGAACGCGGCGGCAACGCCACTTTTCGCGCCACCGGCCAGACCGGCATTCTGATTTCCGGCGCGGGCGTCAGCATTGACGCGGTGGTATCCGACTTTATCGCCGGCGCGGTGGAAACCCTTGCGCCCGATAACGACGCCGACCACTGGGACGTGATCGAAGGTCAGGGGTCGCTGTTCCACCCCTCTTTCGCCGGGGTCACCACCGGTATCATCCACGGCGCCCAGCCGGACGCGCTGGTGCTGTGTCACGAACCCACCCGCACCCGCATGCGCGGCGTGGACTATCCGCTGCCGGACCTGCAAGCCTGTATCGATCTCAATCTGGCGATGGCGCGGCTGACCAACCCGAACGCCCGCTTCGTCGGAGTCTCCATCAACAGCGCGCACCTGAGCGAAGCGGACGCGCTGGCCTACATGGCGAAACTGGAACATCAGTTGGGGCTGCCGGTAGTCGACCCGTTCCGTCAGGGCGTAGGCCGCATCATCGATAACTTGTAA
- a CDS encoding sensor domain-containing diguanylate cyclase, translating to MSNNNNFPSSALRFLRSLPFYSSPGITMMAFLAVCSLIFVTTSIWNFLDSYQRMLVEAEKNVTNLSVAMSRQAEDTFVPIEVAIDDMLRELSQTGMLDSTRVKSVLDTHRAVLPQLVGFYLFDEKGNLISSTGKGPLYIYNAGRREYFTWLRDNNTASLFISKVTVSTITGRRIIPVAKRINGPNGEFKGVFLATIDHNYFGNFYSYFSLDYDGVLSLMNADGHAIYLYPNREQYINSNFADGGLFEQSRLEQGSGSGTWRTTLDNRVRIVGYVKLKRYPLVVAASLDRGALQARWLAENISAMALNIMVLLAMFFLGGFVLKQIRLTVKNKEAISRLHQEESDKNKVLQKLAMVDPLTKLANRRRFDLYLEQSLSRAREEGGTLSLIMLDVDFFKLYNDTYGHVLGDRCLTQLGSVLSGLPLPDGGLAARYGGEEFAIILPGMSGEQAAVYGERAVEDVRKCAVPHQASLLPRQVVTVSVGVYSHSSDNPCDIQRLKEGADQALYLAKKKGRDRCVRL from the coding sequence ATGTCAAATAATAATAATTTTCCGTCCAGCGCTCTGCGTTTCCTTCGCTCTTTACCTTTTTATTCTTCCCCCGGTATTACCATGATGGCTTTTCTGGCCGTCTGTAGCCTGATTTTTGTTACCACCAGTATTTGGAATTTTCTGGATTCCTATCAGCGTATGCTGGTGGAGGCGGAGAAAAACGTGACTAACCTGTCCGTGGCGATGTCACGTCAGGCGGAAGATACTTTTGTGCCGATTGAAGTGGCGATCGATGACATGCTGCGGGAGTTGTCGCAAACCGGCATGCTGGATTCCACGCGAGTGAAAAGCGTTCTCGATACCCATCGCGCGGTGCTGCCGCAACTGGTCGGTTTCTACCTGTTTGACGAAAAGGGAAATCTGATTTCTTCCACCGGCAAAGGGCCGCTCTATATTTATAATGCCGGTCGGCGGGAATATTTTACCTGGCTCAGGGACAATAATACCGCATCATTGTTTATCAGTAAGGTTACCGTCAGTACGATCACCGGCAGACGTATTATTCCGGTGGCGAAACGGATAAATGGGCCGAATGGCGAATTCAAGGGCGTTTTTCTTGCCACTATCGACCATAATTATTTCGGTAATTTCTACAGTTATTTCAGTCTGGATTATGACGGTGTGCTGTCATTGATGAATGCGGACGGCCATGCTATTTATCTCTACCCCAATCGTGAACAATATATTAATAGTAATTTCGCTGACGGCGGCCTGTTTGAACAGTCCCGGCTGGAACAAGGCAGCGGCAGCGGTACCTGGCGCACCACGCTGGATAACCGGGTGCGTATTGTCGGCTACGTTAAACTGAAGCGTTATCCGCTGGTGGTGGCGGCGAGTCTGGACCGGGGCGCGTTGCAGGCGCGCTGGCTGGCGGAAAATATTTCGGCTATGGCGCTCAACATCATGGTGCTGCTCGCCATGTTTTTCCTCGGCGGTTTCGTCCTGAAGCAGATCCGGTTAACGGTGAAAAATAAAGAGGCGATCAGCCGTCTGCATCAGGAGGAAAGCGACAAAAACAAAGTGCTGCAAAAACTGGCGATGGTCGATCCGCTCACCAAGCTGGCCAACCGCCGGCGTTTTGATCTTTATCTGGAGCAGTCGCTGTCCCGGGCCCGTGAAGAGGGCGGAACCTTGTCGCTGATTATGCTGGATGTGGATTTTTTCAAACTCTACAACGATACCTACGGGCATGTACTGGGCGACCGCTGCCTGACCCAACTTGGCAGCGTGCTGAGTGGGTTGCCGTTGCCTGACGGCGGATTGGCCGCCCGTTACGGCGGCGAGGAGTTCGCCATTATTTTGCCGGGCATGAGCGGCGAGCAGGCGGCGGTGTACGGCGAGCGAGCCGTGGAGGATGTGCGCAAATGCGCAGTGCCGCATCAGGCTTCGCTATTGCCCCGTCAGGTGGTGACGGTAAGCGTGGGGGTGTATTCGCACTCCAGCGACAACCCCTGCGATATTCAGCGTCTGAAAGAGGGCGCCGATCAGGCGCTGTATCTGGCGAAGAAAAAAGGCCGTGACCGCTGCGTGCGGCTGTAG
- the efeU gene encoding iron uptake transporter permease EfeU has translation MFVPLLIMFREGLEAALIVSLIASYLKRTQREQWLGAVWAGVVLALALCLALGVFINATTGEFPQKQQELFEGIVAVIAVVILTYMVFWMRKVSRSVRVHLEGAIDQALNASKRQGWALVAMVFFAVAREGLESVFFLLAAFQQDVGIYAPIGAVLGLLCAVVVGMMIYWGGVKLHLARFFKWSSLFILFVAAGLAAGAIRAFHEAGLWNQFQQIAFDFSATLSTHTLFGTLLEGMFGYQETPTISEVVVYFLYLIPALAFFFLPQRMEPATASASRKHHH, from the coding sequence ATGTTCGTTCCGTTACTCATCATGTTCCGTGAAGGTCTGGAAGCGGCGCTGATCGTCAGCCTGATCGCCAGCTACCTGAAGCGTACCCAACGCGAGCAGTGGCTGGGCGCGGTCTGGGCAGGCGTGGTGCTGGCGCTGGCGTTGTGTCTGGCGCTTGGCGTATTCATCAACGCCACCACCGGTGAATTTCCGCAGAAACAGCAGGAGCTGTTCGAAGGGATTGTGGCGGTGATCGCCGTGGTGATCCTGACGTACATGGTGTTCTGGATGCGCAAAGTGTCGCGTTCGGTACGGGTGCATCTGGAAGGCGCTATCGATCAGGCGCTCAACGCCAGCAAGCGTCAGGGATGGGCGCTGGTGGCGATGGTGTTCTTCGCCGTGGCGCGCGAGGGGCTGGAGTCGGTGTTCTTTCTGCTGGCCGCTTTTCAGCAGGATGTCGGCATCTATGCGCCGATCGGCGCCGTGCTGGGGCTGCTGTGCGCCGTCGTGGTCGGGATGATGATCTACTGGGGCGGGGTGAAACTGCATCTGGCGCGGTTCTTCAAATGGAGCAGCCTGTTCATTCTGTTTGTCGCCGCCGGTCTGGCTGCCGGGGCGATCCGCGCGTTTCACGAAGCGGGATTGTGGAATCAATTTCAGCAAATCGCCTTCGATTTTAGCGCCACATTGTCGACCCATACGCTATTCGGCACGCTGCTGGAAGGCATGTTCGGCTATCAGGAAACCCCGACGATCAGCGAAGTGGTGGTCTATTTCCTGTATCTGATCCCGGCGCTGGCGTTCTTTTTCCTGCCGCAGCGCATGGAGCCGGCCACGGCTTCGGCGTCGCGTAAACATCATCATTAA
- the efeO gene encoding iron uptake system protein EfeO, with protein MSTPFFRRTALCAALLALPTFSALAADIPQVKITVNDKQCEPMQVTVAAGKTQFVVANASQKNLEWEILKGVMVVEERENIAPGFTQKMTANLEPGEYDMTCGLLSNPKGKLVVTASGEAAAAKTNVLDLVGPIAEYKVYVTKEVEGLVQQTKLFTAAIKAGKLDEARKLYAPTRQHYERIEPIAELFSDLDGSIDAREDDYEKKAEDPKFTGFHRLEKALFADNATKGMEHYADQLYADTQELQKRIASLTFPPSKVVGGAAGLIEEVAATKISGEEDRYSRTDLWDFQANVDGAQKIVNLLRPLLEKANKPLLTKIDANFKTVDGVLAKYKSKDGFESYEKLSDADRTALKGPITTLAEDLAQLRGVLGLD; from the coding sequence ATGTCTACACCATTCTTCCGCCGTACGGCGCTGTGCGCCGCTCTGCTGGCTCTGCCGACGTTCAGCGCTCTGGCTGCCGACATTCCGCAGGTTAAGATAACGGTTAACGACAAGCAGTGCGAACCGATGCAAGTCACGGTGGCGGCAGGTAAAACGCAGTTTGTGGTCGCCAACGCCAGCCAGAAGAACCTGGAGTGGGAAATCCTCAAAGGGGTGATGGTGGTGGAAGAGCGTGAGAATATCGCGCCGGGCTTCACCCAGAAAATGACCGCCAATCTGGAGCCGGGCGAATACGACATGACCTGCGGTTTGCTCAGCAACCCCAAAGGCAAGCTGGTGGTGACCGCCAGCGGCGAGGCCGCCGCCGCGAAAACCAACGTGCTGGATCTGGTCGGGCCGATCGCCGAATACAAGGTTTACGTGACCAAAGAGGTGGAAGGGCTGGTCCAGCAGACCAAACTGTTCACCGCCGCCATCAAGGCCGGCAAGCTGGATGAAGCGCGCAAACTCTATGCGCCGACCCGCCAGCATTACGAGCGTATCGAACCGATCGCCGAGCTGTTCTCCGATCTGGACGGCAGCATCGACGCCCGTGAAGACGACTACGAAAAGAAAGCGGAAGACCCGAAATTCACCGGCTTCCACCGGCTGGAGAAAGCGTTGTTTGCCGACAATGCCACCAAAGGCATGGAGCACTACGCCGATCAGCTGTACGCCGATACGCAGGAACTGCAAAAACGCATCGCCAGCCTGACCTTCCCGCCGAGTAAAGTGGTGGGCGGCGCGGCCGGGCTGATTGAAGAAGTGGCGGCGACCAAGATCAGCGGCGAGGAAGATCGCTACAGCCGCACCGACCTGTGGGACTTCCAGGCCAACGTCGACGGCGCGCAGAAGATCGTCAACCTGCTGCGCCCGCTGCTGGAGAAAGCCAATAAGCCGCTGCTGACCAAGATCGACGCCAACTTCAAAACCGTCGACGGCGTGCTGGCGAAGTACAAAAGCAAAGACGGCTTTGAATCCTACGAGAAGCTGAGCGATGCCGATCGCACCGCGCTGAAAGGGCCGATCACCACGTTGGCGGAAGATCTGGCGCAATTGCGCGGCGTGCTCGGTCTGGATTGA
- the efeB gene encoding iron uptake transporter deferrochelatase/peroxidase subunit translates to MSDTTGPQDGPHSSQPSACPAQPDIASPSRRRLLQGLGMMGGALALGADRLAQAEDKPQAPQDERWEKQPFYGPHQAGIVTPQQAAMMLVAFDVLATSKPDLTRLFQLLTQRIAFLTQGGKVPDVDPRLPPLDSGIMGPEIYPDNLTITVSVGASLFDERFGLQALKPLKLQRMTRFPNDSLDASLCHGDLLLQICANTNETVLHALRDIIKQTPDLLSVRWKREGFISAHAARSKGQETPVNLLGFKDGTANPNTGDNTLMDQILWVGAPSGEPAWTVGGSYQAARIIRFHVEFWDRTPLREQQTIFGREKHSGAPLGMTHEHDEPDYSQDPEGKVIPLDAHIRLANPRTRETQANLMLRRGYSYSLGVSNSGQLDMGLLFVCYQADLEKGFLTVQKRLDGEPLEEYIKPIGGGYFFVLPGVKNADDWLASGLLTA, encoded by the coding sequence ATGAGTGATACCACTGGCCCGCAGGACGGGCCGCATTCCTCCCAACCCTCCGCTTGTCCGGCACAGCCGGACATCGCTTCCCCCTCACGCCGCCGGCTGTTGCAGGGGCTGGGGATGATGGGCGGCGCGCTGGCGCTCGGCGCCGACCGGCTGGCGCAGGCGGAGGACAAGCCGCAGGCGCCGCAGGATGAACGTTGGGAAAAACAGCCGTTCTACGGTCCGCATCAGGCCGGTATCGTCACGCCGCAACAGGCGGCGATGATGCTGGTGGCGTTCGATGTGCTGGCGACCAGCAAACCGGATCTGACCCGCTTGTTCCAGTTGCTGACCCAGCGTATCGCGTTTCTGACGCAGGGCGGCAAAGTGCCGGACGTCGACCCGCGTCTGCCGCCGTTGGATTCCGGCATCATGGGGCCGGAAATCTATCCGGATAATCTCACCATCACCGTATCGGTCGGCGCTTCGCTGTTTGACGAGCGGTTTGGTTTGCAGGCGCTCAAGCCGCTGAAACTGCAGCGCATGACGCGTTTTCCCAACGACTCGCTGGACGCCAGTCTGTGTCATGGCGACCTGCTGTTGCAGATCTGCGCCAACACCAACGAAACGGTGCTGCATGCGCTGCGCGATATCATCAAGCAGACGCCGGACCTGCTCAGCGTGCGCTGGAAGCGGGAAGGGTTCATTTCCGCGCACGCGGCGCGCAGCAAAGGCCAGGAAACCCCCGTCAACTTGCTGGGATTCAAGGACGGCACCGCTAACCCCAATACCGGCGATAATACGCTGATGGACCAGATCCTGTGGGTCGGCGCGCCGTCCGGCGAACCGGCATGGACGGTGGGCGGCAGCTATCAGGCGGCGCGCATCATCCGTTTTCATGTCGAATTCTGGGACCGCACGCCGCTCAGGGAGCAGCAGACCATTTTCGGCCGGGAAAAACACAGCGGCGCGCCGTTGGGCATGACTCATGAGCATGACGAGCCGGACTACAGTCAGGATCCGGAAGGCAAAGTGATTCCGCTGGATGCGCATATTCGTCTGGCTAACCCGCGAACGCGGGAAACCCAGGCCAATCTGATGCTGCGCCGCGGCTACAGTTACTCGCTGGGAGTGTCCAATTCCGGCCAGCTGGATATGGGGCTGCTGTTCGTCTGCTATCAGGCCGACCTGGAAAAAGGCTTCCTGACGGTGCAAAAACGGCTCGACGGCGAACCGCTGGAGGAGTACATCAAACCGATCGGCGGCGGTTATTTCTTCGTGCTGCCGGGGGTGAAAAATGCCGACGACTGGCTGGCGAGCGGGTTGTTGACGGCGTAA
- a CDS encoding DUF1272 domain-containing protein, protein MLELRPNCECCDVDLPPDSLLARMCSFECTFCADCAQEKLNGRCPNCGGELVRRPIRPAEKLINNPASTRRVLAR, encoded by the coding sequence ATGCTGGAATTGCGGCCTAATTGTGAATGCTGCGACGTCGATCTGCCGCCGGATTCATTGCTGGCGCGGATGTGTTCGTTTGAATGTACCTTCTGCGCCGATTGCGCGCAGGAGAAACTGAACGGTCGCTGCCCTAACTGCGGCGGCGAGCTGGTTCGCCGGCCGATCCGACCGGCGGAAAAGCTCATCAATAACCCGGCGTCGACCCGGCGGGTGCTCGCCCGTTAG
- the proP gene encoding glycine betaine/L-proline transporter ProP — protein MKLKRKRVKPIALDDVTIIDDGRLRKAITAAALGNAMEWFDFGVYGFVAYALGQVFFPGADPGVQMIAALATFSVPFLIRPLGGVFFGALGDKYGRQKILAITIIIMSISTFCIGLIPSYERIGIWAPILLLLAKMAQGFSVGGEYTGASIFVAEYSPDRKRGFMGSWLDFGSIAGFVLGAGVVVLISTIIGEQAFLEWGWRLPFFLALPLGIIGLYLRHALEETPAFQQHVEKLEQNDRDGLKAGPGVSFRDIATHHWKSLLVCIGLVIATNVTYYMLLTYMPSYLSHSLHYSENHGVLIIIAIMIGMLFVQPVMGLLSDRFGRKPFVVIGSVAMFFLAVPSFMLINSNIIGLIFLGLLMLAVILNAFTGVMASTLPALFPTHIRYSALASAFNISVLIAGLTPTAVAWLVESSRNLYMPAYYLMVIAVIGLLTGLFMKETANKPLKGATPAASDLSEAKEILREHHDNIEHKIDDITQQIAELEEKRKLLVAQHPRINE, from the coding sequence ATGAAATTGAAGAGAAAACGTGTAAAACCTATCGCGCTGGACGATGTCACCATCATTGATGACGGCCGTCTGCGTAAAGCCATTACCGCCGCCGCGCTCGGCAACGCCATGGAGTGGTTCGATTTTGGCGTCTACGGCTTCGTCGCCTATGCGCTGGGCCAGGTGTTTTTCCCCGGCGCCGATCCCGGCGTACAGATGATCGCCGCGCTGGCGACCTTCTCGGTGCCGTTTCTGATTCGCCCGCTGGGCGGCGTGTTTTTCGGCGCGCTGGGCGACAAATACGGCCGCCAGAAAATCCTCGCCATCACCATCATCATTATGTCCATCAGCACCTTCTGCATCGGGCTGATACCGTCGTACGAACGCATCGGCATCTGGGCGCCGATCCTGCTGCTGCTGGCGAAAATGGCGCAGGGGTTCTCCGTCGGCGGCGAATATACCGGCGCGTCGATCTTCGTGGCGGAGTATTCGCCCGACCGTAAACGCGGCTTCATGGGCAGTTGGCTGGATTTCGGCTCCATCGCCGGGTTTGTGCTGGGCGCCGGCGTGGTGGTGCTGATTTCCACCATCATCGGCGAACAGGCGTTTCTGGAATGGGGCTGGCGTCTGCCGTTCTTCCTGGCGCTGCCGCTCGGCATCATCGGCTTGTATCTGCGTCACGCGCTGGAAGAAACTCCCGCGTTTCAGCAACACGTGGAAAAACTGGAGCAGAACGATCGCGACGGGCTGAAAGCCGGGCCGGGCGTCTCTTTTCGGGACATCGCCACCCATCACTGGAAAAGCCTGCTGGTGTGCATCGGGCTGGTGATCGCCACCAACGTGACCTATTACATGCTGCTGACCTACATGCCAAGCTACCTGTCGCACAGCCTGCATTACTCGGAAAACCATGGCGTGCTGATCATCATCGCCATCATGATCGGCATGCTGTTCGTGCAGCCGGTGATGGGCCTGCTCAGCGACCGCTTCGGCCGCAAACCGTTCGTGGTTATCGGCAGCGTCGCCATGTTTTTCCTGGCGGTGCCGAGCTTCATGCTGATCAACAGCAACATTATCGGTCTGATTTTTCTGGGGCTGCTGATGCTGGCGGTGATCCTGAACGCGTTTACCGGCGTGATGGCGTCAACCCTGCCCGCGCTGTTCCCGACGCACATTCGCTATAGCGCGCTGGCCAGCGCCTTCAACATCTCGGTGCTGATCGCCGGCCTGACGCCAACCGCCGTCGCCTGGCTGGTGGAGAGCAGCCGCAATCTGTACATGCCGGCGTACTATCTGATGGTGATCGCCGTTATCGGCCTGCTAACCGGTCTGTTCATGAAAGAGACGGCCAACAAGCCGCTGAAAGGCGCTACGCCGGCTGCTTCCGACCTGTCGGAAGCGAAGGAAATTTTGCGGGAGCACCACGATAATATCGAGCATAAAATCGACGATATCACGCAGCAAATCGCTGAACTGGAAGAGAAACGCAAGCTGCTGGTCGCCCAGCATCCGCGGATTAATGAATAG